The region CGGTGGAGCAGGTCGCCCGGGCCATTCTCCGCTGCGTGCAGCGGCCGCGCCCGGAGGTGTACCCCTACTGGCCGGCGCGGCTCCTGGCGGTGCTGAACGCCACGTCCCCCGGCGCCGTGGACCGCCTGATCGCGGCGTTGCGCCGCTGAAGGGGTCAGATCTTGCATTACGACATCGCCATGGGGGGGCCTGCGTTGTGAGATGGGTCAGGGCACTGGCCATCGCGTGCGGCCGGGAGCGCAAGAGCGGCCAAGCCGGGGCTATGTGTCGGATTGCAAGACCTGACCCTCAGCGGGTCTTGACGTTGCGGATCGTCGCGTAGAGCAGCAAGTCGTAGACGATCTTGAGTCCCCCGCCCAGCACGAAGGGGGCCGACAGCGACACGCCCTGCATCACCCAGCCCGTCACGACGGGGCTCGCCGACTGGGCGACGGTGCGGCTCATGTTCGTGAGCGTCGCCGCGCCCTCGCGCTCGTGGTCCTCCACGACCAGCATCAGGAAAGTCTGGCGCGTGGGCACGTCCATCTGCGAGAGCAAGTGCCGGCAGAGGAGGAGGACGACGGCCAGGGGCGCGGTGGGCGCGGCGGCCACGGCGATGAGGAGCACGTTGGAGATGAGGTGGGAGAAGACCATGGTGTTGACCAGTCCGAGCCGGGGCGCGAGCCGCGCGGCGAGCAGCAGGGAGAGCCCAGAGAGGAGCTGGGCACCGAAGAAGATCCAGCCCAGCGCCGCGAGGTCGAGCTGGAAGCGGGTGTAGAACCAGTAGGCCACGAGGCTCTGGATCACGAAGCCGCCCGCCAGCGAGTCGAGGGCGAAGAGGGCGGCGATCTTCCTCACGAGGGGGCCCGACGAGGACCGCGCGCGCCCCCCCGCGGGGCGGGGCGGCGCGGCCTCGGGGCGTAGCAGCGCGTAGAGAGCGATCTGCAGGCCCCCGCCCGCCAGGAACACGAGGAACAGCGCGGTGGGGGATGTCACGGCCCGGGCCACCAGCGCCGCGCCCAGAGCCGCGGAGACGTACCCCGTCAGGTTGTACAGGCTCAGCACGCTCGTCAGACGCTCCCGCGGTGTGGCCCGCGTGACCGCCACCTGCTCCAGAGCCAGGAAGGGGCCGGTCTCCCCGGTGCCCACGGCGAGAT is a window of Candidatus Rokuibacteriota bacterium DNA encoding:
- a CDS encoding MFS transporter is translated as MSANGWLVFAAKTARTFCYGFLGVLFPIYLTRLGLDARGLGLAVTLTLLASAGLTLAIRRPAERFGPKAALIALAGLTVASAAIFLATREPWVVVAAAMVGNLAVGTGETGPFLALEQVAVTRATPRERLTSVLSLYNLTGYVSAALGAALVARAVTSPTALFLVFLAGGGLQIALYALLRPEAAPPRPAGGRARSSSGPLVRKIAALFALDSLAGGFVIQSLVAYWFYTRFQLDLAALGWIFFGAQLLSGLSLLLAARLAPRLGLVNTMVFSHLISNVLLIAVAAAPTAPLAVVLLLCRHLLSQMDVPTRQTFLMLVVEDHEREGAATLTNMSRTVAQSASPVVTGWVMQGVSLSAPFVLGGGLKIVYDLLLYATIRNVKTR